One window of the Rufibacter radiotolerans genome contains the following:
- a CDS encoding AGE family epimerase/isomerase produces MISATSSARTHQLTLYQQEMEQELERILTFWAENTQDHQHSGFVGQMDGTGMVIPEAPKGSILNARILWTFSAAYRHTQKKEHLELATRALDYLQTHFLDSAHGGVYWMVDAQGQPLNTRKQVYAQAFALYGFSEYYRATQAPAALKRSQELFTWIEHYSYDPEHGGYLEAFSHEGQLLEDLRLSEKDRNDPKTMNTHLHVLEAYANLYRIWPDPVLAERLRDLINVFLQRIIDPATGHLNLFFGRDWTSTANLVSYGHDIEASWLLQEAAEVLNHQALLTQVKEAALKLAQVTAEALLPDGSLYHELNLDQNHFDTHREWWVSAEAMVGFLNAFELTQNEEYLRHSWNAWQFAQNHLLDHKNGEWLWGVHHDYTPMAAQDKVGFWKCPYHNARACLEIIHRCRQQLRQENHT; encoded by the coding sequence ATGATTTCGGCCACATCGTCTGCCCGCACGCACCAGCTTACCCTGTACCAACAGGAAATGGAGCAGGAATTGGAAAGGATTCTGACTTTCTGGGCAGAAAACACCCAAGACCACCAGCATAGCGGGTTTGTGGGGCAGATGGACGGGACCGGCATGGTCATTCCAGAAGCCCCCAAGGGCAGCATCCTGAACGCCCGCATTCTCTGGACGTTCTCGGCGGCATACCGGCACACGCAGAAGAAAGAACATCTGGAGCTCGCCACCCGGGCTTTAGATTACCTGCAAACCCATTTCCTGGATTCCGCCCACGGCGGAGTTTATTGGATGGTAGACGCGCAGGGCCAACCGCTTAACACCCGTAAGCAGGTGTATGCCCAGGCTTTCGCGCTGTACGGGTTCAGCGAGTATTACCGGGCCACCCAGGCACCAGCGGCCTTAAAAAGAAGCCAGGAGCTGTTCACCTGGATAGAGCACTACAGCTATGACCCGGAGCACGGCGGTTACCTGGAGGCTTTTAGTCACGAAGGGCAATTGCTGGAAGATCTGCGTTTGAGCGAGAAGGACCGCAACGACCCCAAGACCATGAACACCCACCTGCATGTACTGGAGGCCTACGCCAACCTGTACCGCATCTGGCCAGACCCGGTGCTGGCGGAAAGGCTGAGGGATTTGATAAACGTTTTCCTGCAGCGCATCATAGACCCGGCCACCGGGCACCTGAACCTGTTCTTCGGCCGGGACTGGACGTCTACTGCCAACCTGGTTTCCTACGGGCATGACATTGAAGCCTCCTGGCTTTTGCAGGAAGCCGCCGAGGTATTGAACCACCAAGCCTTGCTAACGCAGGTGAAAGAAGCGGCCCTCAAACTGGCCCAGGTCACCGCTGAGGCCCTACTCCCTGACGGCAGCCTGTATCATGAACTCAACCTGGACCAGAACCACTTTGATACCCACCGCGAATGGTGGGTGAGCGCCGAGGCGATGGTAGGCTTTTTGAATGCCTTTGAACTGACCCAGAACGAAGAGTACCTGCGCCACTCCTGGAACGCCTGGCAATTTGCCCAAAACCATCTCCTGGACCACAAGAATGGTGAATGGCTCTGGGGCGTGCACCATGACTATACGCCCATGGCCGCACAAGACAAAGTAGGTTTCTGGAAATGCCCTTACCACAATGCCCGCGCCTGCCTGGAGATCATTCACCGGTGCCGCCAGCAGTTAAGGCAAGAGAACCATACGTAA
- a CDS encoding glycoside hydrolase family 26 protein, whose product MAYKTTKCIVLFLLLAAVNGCAFKSTSFKSKPSLTEARALLVDKNATEQTASLFYNLKRISEEKILFGHQEATRQGYGWNWRTGLQTPDVKAVTGQMPAVYGWDFIDIASFKPQEEVKKVEASVREQILKGYKRGGLHTFSWHYSNPVSEGSFYWEKSPVEAVSQILPGGSAHGKFKNSLRQIADFSKSLQVDGQLVPLIFRPWHEFDGEWFWWGKGHRSPEEFKQLYQFTVTYLRDSLQVRNMLYAWSPDCRFSNEEEFLREYPGDAYVDLVGTDNYWDLKEGKDPAVAGAKFKLVSDFAKSRNKLAAVTESGLLNVSQANWYSQMLMKALQHDKLQLAYVLLWHNRQDEFWTPFKGHPAEQDFVQFLQHPYVLTEENITDLYKIKRQLPYKKKQSLRP is encoded by the coding sequence ATGGCATACAAGACCACCAAATGCATTGTGTTGTTTCTGCTGCTGGCGGCGGTAAACGGCTGCGCGTTCAAAAGCACCTCGTTCAAGAGCAAGCCCAGCCTTACGGAAGCCCGTGCGCTTTTGGTGGACAAAAACGCCACTGAGCAAACCGCCTCCCTCTTCTACAACCTCAAGAGAATCTCTGAGGAAAAGATCCTGTTCGGGCACCAGGAAGCCACCCGCCAGGGCTACGGCTGGAACTGGCGGACCGGTTTGCAAACCCCAGACGTAAAGGCGGTCACCGGTCAGATGCCGGCCGTCTATGGCTGGGACTTTATAGATATTGCCAGTTTTAAGCCCCAGGAAGAGGTAAAGAAAGTAGAAGCCTCGGTACGGGAACAGATCCTGAAAGGCTACAAGCGCGGCGGGCTCCACACCTTCTCCTGGCACTATAGCAACCCCGTTTCAGAAGGCAGCTTTTATTGGGAAAAATCTCCGGTAGAGGCAGTCAGTCAGATTCTGCCTGGTGGTTCTGCCCATGGAAAATTCAAGAACTCGCTCCGGCAAATAGCCGATTTCTCCAAGTCACTGCAGGTAGACGGCCAATTGGTGCCGCTCATTTTCAGGCCCTGGCATGAGTTTGATGGCGAGTGGTTCTGGTGGGGCAAAGGCCACCGCAGCCCAGAGGAGTTCAAGCAGCTCTACCAGTTTACCGTCACCTACCTGCGCGACAGCCTGCAGGTGCGCAACATGCTCTACGCCTGGTCCCCGGACTGCCGGTTTAGCAATGAGGAAGAGTTCCTGAGGGAGTACCCCGGCGATGCATACGTGGATCTGGTAGGCACCGACAACTACTGGGATTTAAAGGAAGGCAAAGACCCGGCCGTGGCCGGCGCCAAATTCAAGCTGGTGTCAGACTTCGCCAAAAGCCGAAACAAGCTGGCCGCCGTCACAGAGTCGGGGCTGTTGAACGTGAGCCAGGCAAACTGGTACTCCCAGATGCTGATGAAAGCGCTGCAACATGACAAGCTGCAACTGGCCTACGTACTGCTCTGGCACAACCGCCAGGACGAGTTCTGGACGCCGTTCAAAGGCCACCCGGCGGAGCAGGACTTCGTGCAGTTTCTGCAGCACCCGTACGTGCTCACCGAAGAGAACATCACGGACCTGTACAAGATAAAACGCCAGCTGCCCTACAAGAAAAAACAGTCCCTCAGGCCATGA